The DNA window cttttactatgtatttatttaacttaatttgtatttactctgcaccttcaacaattaagGAAAGGCTtagatttttcacatttcttccaacaataacaaatattttacacttttagaATCTATTGTGATGAATAGCAGGGCCGCTGGCACAGCAGAGGACTTAATGAGGAGTAATTGAACTCACCTGGGGAGGAGGAGATAAAAGGGAACAGGTGTAGCGATGAGGGTGTGCTTCCTTGCTTCTGTGTTTTGCTGGGCACCAGGTGGGAGGGTGCCGTTCGCAGCGATCAGCGTTGCCGGTGGTGAAGACAGTTAGAAAGGAGAGCTGTTCCtgtgagaggaggagaggatagTTGCCTCTTTTAGGTAGCTAGGGATTGGGGATTTAGATGTGCCCTTCCAGCCATACATTGTGGTTGGGTTAGATTGATAGTGTGTTTAAGTCATTTGGAGTGAAGCCACACCTGTCCATTGAAATCACAGTGCAGCTGGAGTTCCTTCATCTTGCGAGAAGAGCCCGGAAGCCAAGGGTGTGTCCAATCAGCCAAGGGAGTTTTCTACACTTAGACCCCACGGGGGGGTCTTGTCATCAGACCGGCAGCTAAGTGGCTTTTTATAAGTCTTTTAAACTCTTTGTGTAAGTGACCATAAGTCACTTTAATAGGGAACCAGTCTGATAATTttaggaagcagcagcagagctgcgaGGGATGGTCCCCCTTCTCCCTCTGTGGTGTTTTGCAGTGGAGTGATTTAGGCCGGTAGTGTGACGGTCCGTTTCGGTTGCAGTGGGGTGTTATGGAATAGCATGTGTTGATTTCCATTTTGCAGTGATTGGGTGCAGTCATTTTGGAGAGAGAACCTTGCCTGAGCTGAGCTTTTGTCTGTTGTCTGGGGTTGTCATACTGAGTACCTATTAAACTATTTTAAGTCTAagattataaataaagttatattattattaagtcGAGTGTCCTTGTATTTTGTTCTCTGCCTTAAATAAGTATTACACTATTATATGACTCACCTAAATTTCTCAATTTTCCAACTATAATTTAGCTAGGACAAATTATGACACAATTCCACAAATATAGCCATTAGTAATTAAACAAGAGCAGACTAAAACCCTTCATATCATTTTTAAGCAATTATGcttaaatgtgcatatatgaCATTGTAAATTTTGAAATCAGGTCAAAATTACCTAAAGACAGTTGAAGAGAGTTGCAGCTGTGTACGTAATTTATATAATAGAGCACTTGAAGACTGTGGTAGCTtcaaatcatttattttgtgaCTGAAGCCATTATCTATGAAAGAAAGTCAAAAGCACAAAAGATGAATTAATTTCATCACTGTATTGACACCAATAAACTATAAACAGTAAATATCTTATGCACAGTTCATAACAACACTCAATACATCAAAGAATACATTGGCAAACTGAAGTGCACGTTACACCTTGATTctgaacaaacaaaaccacGTAAATACAAAAGTAGGCTTATCTTCATATATTAAGGTATCAGATTATAGCTATTGTGGGCCATTCAGATAAAATCACCAAACACCTGTTTGCGTCtgtgtaaaagaaataaactgtgTACACAGTGACTTCTTAAGCAGTCTAATTTGTCCTGATGGATGTGACACACTGCAACATGGTTCAGCCTTTGCTGTGTCATAGTTGTGCGTAACCAAGTCTTTAATTGTCTAagacaggggtattcaactgggGGCCCATGGGCCAGAACTGGCCCGTTAGTTATTTTGGACTGGCCCATGCGCATTTACTATTAttgaataaaaattttaaaagaagctgtgaCTAAACCGTAAGCACAGCATGTAGTTCACACTCCTTACAGGTGGTGGCGATAACACACCATAGATTACAAACTGCCATTAAactcaagaagaaaaagaagaatggCATTTCATGACATGCAGCACTGCCATTTACACTGTTGGCGGGAGGCCAGACAGCAGTTTCTGATGAAAACATGTCAGATTCAAAAGATAAGAGACTTAAGGTGGACAGCGAAAATAGAAAATTTAACGACAACCGGACCGATAAGTATGTACAAGTGTAAGAGTCCCAAGAAATGTGTGGCCCACTGGCAAATAGCCTCATGACAGTTTGGCCCAtagaaaaatgtagttgaatACCTCTGGTCTAAGAGCACTAAagctcctctctgcctcagagGAAGAGACTGGTACCACAAGGAGTAACCTCACCAGagttttaatttcagtgaatAAGCCTCGCACCTGTAATGGCAAACCTTTGAGAATGTTTGTAGCTTCCCTACAGGAACTGTACATGTAACTATGTTTGAACGTGGGTAGCTGGATTTGCAGCAGCTGGGCATTCATTTCTGGGTAGTCATGAACCACAGGGTCAATAATTCCAGAAAGCAGGGTGTTCTCCAGCTTCTGCAGGGTGAGAAGACCACCTTGCTGGAAATGTTCAGTGAGCTGTGTGTGATCACTCaagtaccttaaaaaaaaaaactcaactcTGTAGTGTTCCATAGGGGTTTTAGGACTGAAACTAATGGCGTCTGCACTAAAGCGCTTTGGTGGTTGTTGAACTCTTGGCAGTGTTACAGGTTCTAAGTCTAAATACTTCAGTTGCAGATGCCTTCTCAAAAAGGCTTTGGAAGACCTCATCACTTCTCTTGCCATTGAGAGTAGACTGAACCTTACAAACAGCAGCCTGCGTACCAGAAACAGTCTGTGTCCTTCTCTGAAGAGAACTGTTGAGACACTCTAGCTCTCCAGTGACTGCTTCTGCCATCACAAGGCCAAGTACAGGACTGGCGCTCATAAACTGCTGAAACAGACCATTTGCAGTGGCTGCGGTAGGAGAGTCACCCCCTGCCATTTCTTCTAAGGCAGTAAGGATGGAGTCATACTGTGTTAGAACAAAACGTATGGCATTGCATTGAATAGTCTCAACTATTCCTCTTATAATTTAATTGCTCATTATACCTAATATTTCATTCTGTGTGAGAGGACTTGTGTAAtcctgcttgtgtgtgtgtgtgtgtgtgtgtctaaccATTTCTGAAGAACAGGGTCATCTTCTGCCTTTTCTTTGAGATGTTGAAATAGATTACTCTTCTCTTCTATATGGCCTCGTAGAGCTAAACCATGCCGAGCTAAATATTTGATGGAGCCCACAATCTTCGACAAGCCATACCTAGCTTCCtcctgtaaaatgaattacttttcCTCACTGCATGTAGCCTCTATATAAAGTGCAACTTCCTCTTGCTCTTTCTGgtctctgagcaaactttgCAGGAGACGCTCCCTCTGTGTGGACTCATTGTGTGGTGTCTCTGGCCTCCCCCCCCACCCTGTTGCTCCGTGCAGACATGCAGATTCCACTacacatcttaaccaatcacgtggcttccacagaaaaaacaaaacaaaaaatgaacaaatgaacGAAAAGAATACGGAAGCGGCTCACTAGTAGGAGCTGGCTTCTATCGTTCGCTTCAAAGatccggctcttagagccggatcgttcgcaACCGACCCACCACAACTAACTACATGTCCTTGGACCATGGAAGAAAATCAGAATTCTCACAGGAAATTCACACAAACATGgggggaacatgcaaactccacacacaaaggTGTCGGCCAAGGTGGACTCGagcccaggaccttcttactgtgaggcaacagtgctaaccaccacacgacccatttgtttcattattttttttaaagaaaacatttccaTGTATTCTTGAGCCACCCAAATAATGCTGGTGGGGGGCATCTGGAAGTAACTGGTGGGCTACTTGAATGAGGACAAAACCACAGGTTAGAGCAATGAAGTAGTGACCTGCAAGTTGCTGGTTTGTGACTCTGGCATCTCCTCTCTCTGTAAACATTGTAAACATTCCCTGACAACAATAGGGATGATAAACACCTGACCAAACCAACATTTATGACACTAAATGTTTCAGTCCCTATGTAGCAGTTGTAGGATGGTTTCTAAAGGCTGAAGAACAGCAGTCACTGCAGGAATTAACATCACTacacttatttttctttaagtgGGAGAGCCACAGTCCTCCTAAGGAAAGTTGGAGGGATTGGCATTTCATTTTCTGCATCCTGGTGAACCTTTTCACCAAATGTAGTTTCAGCAGTATTTCTGCTCACATTAAAAACTTTCTGTACTTTTATGTCACACAGCTCTTCCTTCTGGCTTTTCATCACTCCACCacagtgtgtgcgtgcgcgcgtgattctctgtgtatgtgtttaatGAGACCAGGAGATTTTAGCAATTTCCTGCCCTCATACTTTCTCTAACTACTCCTAGGTTTTGGGTATTATCCGCTTCATATTTGATCAGTGTAATCTACACACCAGAGGGAATCAAAATCTAAAAACTGGTGAGTTTAACACCACTTAACACCACAGCATCAGACGCTTGATGATGTAAGTCTTTGATGCAGTCGCTTGgctatggaaacccattccatgaagctctccacACACTGTTcttatctgaaggccacatgaagtttggaggtgtgTAGCAATTGACTCTACAGAAGGTTGGCAACCTGTGCATGTGGCGTCCTATAGTATCACTGTACCAtgctgggattcactgagctcctgactGCGACCCATTctctcacaaatgtttgtagaagcagtctgcatgcctggtTGCTTGGTTATATACACCTTTTGATATGGAAGTCATTGGAATGGGGGAATgtatatttttggcaatatagtgtatcaagCTTGAATGtaatagaaatagaaatgaaaattcatcacagaaacagaaatattaaataatcAGCAATAATAAGCAGCTATGTCCAAACAACCTTTCAATAGGGGGGAAAAGCGGTGAAAAGTCCTTTTTACTGAAAAATATCATTGTGAGATTAGCGGCATTAACAGAGTGGTGTTTGTAAGTAGACCAAAAGGAGAATTATCCCACAGTTTTTCAAACCCAAAGGAAAACGCTGGTGATGTCGATGACTGAGACTGATTGTGGATGAAGTGGTATGCATGTACAGGATGAGTACATTTGCATGCACCTGAGGATTGCACCTGGGAAAGGATTTTATCCTCACAAAATACGTCAACGGTCTAAGTGAAACTGTAAACAACTTCCCTTGTTGATCTTTCCAAAGTGTTTATGTGAATAATTTCTGAAGACTTCAGATGCAACTTTAGAAGGATTACTCTCTCTAAAGAAAGATTGAGCTTTCTTTCAAGCATTCTTGATAAAACActactacttaaaaaaaccaaggtaactcattgccttaaatttttaaagtaaggaaacagttgaataagtgcactGGACTatgttgaatgtactaataacagagtttcagctactgaagatacttagtcTGAGCCATCATTCACCAGCCATTTATAAGAACTACTCCattaccaattgaactaaattgtattttCTAATTGATCATTTTAGTTGTGAGACAGCACTGccaaccaccacgccactgtgctgtTGCATTTTgctccagtctgttaaaaccagTATAAAccagatttttagcaggtgcaaaacctgatgatattaagttgtttgaactcaaacacataattacaataagatagaccatcaaaaagtacagtctactcagcattaacaagtaatgttcacattctaggcaattttaagtaatatgaactcaatatttttaagttgaatcaaatctgggtttacagtgtagttcTCTCACAGTCCTTTCAAAATGTTTGGTTGATGGTTGAATAGTGTTTATTAAAGATTCAATTCAAAAAATCAAGTTTAACTTGGCatcattatattattataaagtCACATGTGCCTATACCCTGCAATGTTTGTtagtgtttattgttttgttcttttgtttttgtttttttaactaagAAAAGGAGAACAGTCCTTGCAAACCAATATGTTTaatgaaaaatttaaaagacAATTTTAAGCCACTATTTAAAATGGCTTGCATTCCTAAAAGTATATTGTATTTACTGTGGGAAATGGGGGCTGGGGACTGTCCTGGGTATCATAGGGCGACAGGCAGGGTTACCAAATCataacagtcatctcaaggtcaTCTGTAAAGTAAAAACCTATGCGTAAGCACTTGATGACAGAAGGAATGAAAAACcgccttttaacaggaagaagccttcggcagaaccaggctcagggaggggcagtcatctgctgcgactggttggggctgaggggagagagacaggacaaaagacttgCTGTGGAtgagaaccagagattaataataactgatttAATGtggagtggggtataaacagagtaaaaagaggtgaataagaagaaacactcagtccATCATAGGAAGCCCcgagcagcctaggcctatagctgcataactaagggagggttcacggtcacctgatccagccctaactataagctttataaaaaaagcaaagttttaagcctagagagggtgtctgtttccCAAATCCAAAGTGGGAGCTTGTTCAACagcagaggggcctgaaagctgaaggctcttccTCCCATTCTGCTaataagtatcataggaaccacaagtaagccagcagtctgagagtgaagtgctctattggcgTGATGTGGTACTATAAAGTCTTTAAAATATTCATACAAAGATTCAAATCAACAGcaccaattctatttatatggagccaaatcataacaacagtcacttcaaggccTAGAACACGGCTCAGGGAGTGGCAGCAGTCTGCCTCAATCATTTAGAGGTGAGGGGAATGAATGATGAGTCATATCCCTGGGGAAAAACTTCCATCCATCTCTTCTTATTCTTTTCAAGGTCACTGGGGTCTGGAGCTCATCCTAGTTATCATAGTATGgggctattattgtagcaaaacaTTTGTGTCCGTAAATTAATCCACATGTGTGCATTGCAATCTGTGTGaagatttgtgtgtgcgtaagtGAATCTGTCCGTAACCGAATCCACGTGTGAAACTTCTTTAAGTTTTGCTCGAATCACTGAAAACAGGTTGCAGGTTGCCCAGCTTTACAACTTAAAAAACTTAAAGACTTTTTAACCATTAATATCTGCTTTGCAGAtttctttgcacatttacaaatccCATTACAGACACGGATCTGAACACAGATCAAAATACAGATCGCGATGcacacaatttagaatcaccccTTCACCCAGTATTTCTCAAAGTCTAGGGTCATGGCAGAgaacctgggagaaaagtcacatTTGGTATGCATGACTGACAGTGcaaaaaactgtaaatgtaGGTGTAATGAATCATTGTTTAgagctgaaaacttttctgaGAACATGATACAGTTATTCTGCAGTTTGTTGTAGGATCTGACAATGTTCAAAGAGCTTTTAGAGAGCAGTCCTTGGTCTTCTTTGGTCTCAAGTACTTTCTGCAGAGCTTTGAGGTGTTTGGGGACAACGTCCTGTTTGCATACAAGCTGAGCCATGAGCTGAAGTTGGCATGAGAGCAGCAGATTAGCTGAGCTCAACAAGCCTGAGCTTGACAAGCTATGCTTGATTGtggctatatgatatatttaccAGCTAAAATATGCACCACTGAGATATTTCTCTAAAATTGATACTGGCTTCTTGACACAACAGACAAGTGGATGAACCAGAAAAGTGTCTCATTTCAGAGTTAGACCCCATTACTGTTTGTTCACCTTTGCCAATCAAATCCCTTTTCACTTTTAcctcttcattttctgtcactctACCTGCATTTGACGATTGAATCATAGATAATCTCTTATAAATCACAAAATGCTATATGAATGTGGAGAGAAAAATTCAATGGTGGTTGTGCTGAAATGACATATTTATTCTGCTACAGAAAGTAAAACTGGACAGATGaagactttctttctttctttctttctttctttctttctttctctctttctctctctctctctctcaagtTTGGTAAGACAGTacactctttctctcctcttttaTGTTAGActtttcagatgctgttcatcaTGGTTGGCATTGAATGGAATAACTCAGTAAAGGCTGCCAATAAATGTGGAGAAAAAGTTTCACACTGAGATATAAAAATTTCCGTGTGTGTGATTCACTGTGTTGGTGGTGTGTAGCTTCGTAACCATGCAGTGGTTTTTAGCACTAAACATTCCCTGTTGTTCAGAGGGAGACATTCAGCACCCGTGACTTTTGTATACCCCAGAGAATTAAGCCGACTGACTGATTAACGCTAACCCTCCATGGATGACATTTTTGTTTGAGAAATGTCTCAGTagttatcagaattcggcttaatttttgtgaaataaataaCAGTGTAACAAGTCATGTTTTGTATTTCATCCGAGGTTGTGTTTACCTCTTtttaagaccactttaaaacctTTGAATTTAAAGATGGTGTGCTTCCTTTATTTACCATTTAGTTTTAGGTGAAAATTCTGGACAGGTCAGTGCAGGATATAAGAACTGCCAAACATGGTGCACGAGCAGAGGGCAGTGCCTAGGCAAGGCCACAAGATGGTGACAGAACTGAGGGTGTGACGGGTCAGGGTCAGCTCTACTAGGTTCAGGTCTGCTTGGCTGGGCTTGGCTAAAAGGGTGAATATTGGTGAGGACTTTGTTTGATTCTCATTTGCACACAGGCCTGTGATTGGACACTTTTCAAACCACTGGAATAAGTGTGGGGGTGTTAGTGTTGCTCTTGTCAGAAATGGCCAGAGTCTGTAGATTAAAGCACAATCTGACAGGCATTACAATGGGATGTCACAAGAGGGCACCAGAGGTGGTCCAACAAATATCACCAGTTGCTGTATTTTTCAAGGAGAGGAAAGAAATATGAATGTGTgacactcagagatggagagagatgtaaaaaaaaaaaaaaaaagaggagaagatAGGAAGATGAGAGGTTCAAAACTAAGGCCTGCTCAGCTAGtggcatttgataaactggaaatgaaAAACTTTCATGTAATGTCCtatttcattttacagttgATATTAGAGCTACATGTAATGTTTTGCTgataatcagttaatcaaaaTTCAAGAGGTTTACTGTCATTCCAAGACATGAGGCAGGAACAAAACTAAGTAATGAAGCCTCAGTGAGACAGGAACTGACCGCCCAGGGCCTCCGTGGCAGGAGGGGCCCTAGCAAGCCTGGAATAAAATgcatcataattttttttaaataaatgtagtctTACTTTGAAATGAACAGTTGTGTTCAGTGCACTATTTTGCAATtgtatttgtattatttatgcAATCTCGCCACACATCTTGCCATAAATTAAACAGTGTGGgttttttatttacacttttttgTTGTCATGATTTTACAGCACttaatttcctttaaaaaaaacaaaaatataatctattatttctgtttttcattattcTGGATTTACCTTagtgaaaaaagttaaaaagctTGTCAACACATTCTTATATACTAGGATAACCCTGCTTTTTAGTCCTCTCCCAGTTTCTGCATAATTCCCTGTGATGTCCAACTGTGTTGCTGCCACACAAATGTGTTAGATATTCATGTGaacttgaaaataaaatcataaagtTTGGGTATTTAGAAATTTATttgtttaggatttttttttaaagcacagggAGGTCtaatgtgtaaaataaatctTTCCAGAGTAGAGTTGTGGAATTTCTATGAAAATATCATATTTCTATTTCAATTGAAGCTGCATTCAGATGACATTTAGATTTGATCTTTGCCTCAAATGCTTGTAAATGTGTTATTTCCTTAAGTTTACAGCTGATCCTTGTGATTGGAATTTAGATAGACATGCTCAGCAGCAGTTCAGTTGACACCATTCTACAAAGTCATCCACCAGTCTCCTGTACTCATCCAAGGGAAATATGTTGGAACAGGATCAGTTGTGTCCAAAGGAATATTAAGTAGACCAAATGTCATTGGAAGATCAATACATTAAGGTTTGTTCAAACTAGCAGAAGTGTCTGAACCACCTCCCAGGAGGGGAAACAAGGGGTGAAAAGTCTTTGTTACTAAAAtaatccaaatttgagattAGTGCCATGAAGAGGGTGATTTTTGTAAGTAAACCAACAGGAGAGAGAATTATCCCACAGTCTTTCAAACCCACAGAAGACATGGTGGTGACAATATTTAAGACATGAGACCAAAGAAGACTAAAGAATGCTGACTTTCACAAGGGCTCTTCAACCTTCATCAATTCCAGTGAACATTTTTGGGAGGTGGAAAAAGCTAAACATTCTATGAACTCTGTAAAAGCTCTGCACAATGTTGTCAAATCCTGCAACAAACTGCAGAGAAACTGTTCAGGTCCTCAATAAACAATTATTCATGAGACTTCCTTGTTTTGCTGAGGCTTAATGAAATGTTGTGTCATGCAATCCTCCTCTTAATGTACAGCTCCacctttttctgtttcagtgccTGGCATTCCTTCTCTTCCTTCATCAGCTGCAGAAAACCACCCGACTGGAATGAAGCAGTCAGACCTATAGTCAGCTATAGAACAACTCCTTCCTCACACAAACCTGTTTCAACCACAGGTGATTATATCCCAAACTTCACCACAGACACGCACAACGAGACATGTAAGTAACGACAACACatagacacagagacacagataaGTTTAATTCCACTTTTTGGTGATGCATTGGTAGAAAGATAAAAGGCAGAGATTtgacaaaacattttaaaagtgatGTAGAAAACATCAGAACCAACCTgatctctgtttttttctgcttgtgttCAGTCAAGATGAAGTTGCTGctagtttttgctgctgttctggCTGTATCCAGCTGTGCCAGCATCTCTCTGGAAGATCTGGAGTTTCACGCCTGGAAACTGAAGTTTGGTGAGACAGTAGACTCTTTCTGCCTTTTGTGACATGATCTTGATCATGTTTTGTGGtctataaaatatttgtaaaatacTTGTGTAAAGGTTTATATGTCTCAAATAAAGGAAAATCTCTGAAGTTAGATTTTTAGCTATTAATGATTTATGACAAaagattttctttgttctgtttctgattatttcCTTTTCCAACTTGCAGAAAAATCCTATGAATCTCCATCAGAGGAGGCTCAGCGGAAGCAGATCTGGCTCAACAATCGCAAATTTGTGCTAATGCACAACATCTTGGAAGACCAGGGCTTAAAGTCATATCGCCTTGGTATGACCTACTTTGCTGACATGGTATGTACAGAAAGAAATGTGTCGTTCAGGTGTTACCCCTCACCATTTGAACTGTCAGTAGTACTTTTCATTGCAGTTAGCATATACAGATACAAAAGAATTACATTTTGGATGAAAACCTAATTCATTTTGTCCCTCTTCATCAGGAAAATGAAGAGTACAAACAGCTGATTTCCCAGGGCTGCCTCGGCTCCTTCAATGCTTCTCTGCCTCGTCGTGGCTCTACCTTCCTGCAACTGCCTGAAGGTGTTGAACTGCCCGACACTGTTGATTGGAGAGCTAAGGGATATGTCACTAATGTCAAGGATCAGGGGCTGTGTGGCTCCTGCTGGGCCTTCAGTGCAGTGAGTACATAAAATTTAGTATTatgtatttttgtaacatgGGAAATTTTGTTCAACTGTTGTCTGGTTTACATCCTTATTGCAGACTGGTGCACTGGAAGGTCAGAACTTCAGGAAGACAGGAAAGCTGGTGTCtctgagtgagcagcagctggtCGACTGTTCTGGCAGCTTTGGCAACATGGGCTGCAATGGAGGCTGGATGGATTCTGCTTTCCAGTACATCAGAGCCAGTGGAGGGATTGACACTGAGATGTCTTACCCTTATG is part of the Archocentrus centrarchus isolate MPI-CPG fArcCen1 chromosome 22, fArcCen1, whole genome shotgun sequence genome and encodes:
- the LOC115773002 gene encoding cathepsin L1-like: MKLLLVFAAVLAVSSCASISLEDLEFHAWKLKFEKSYESPSEEAQRKQIWLNNRKFVLMHNILEDQGLKSYRLGMTYFADMENEEYKQLISQGCLGSFNASLPRRGSTFLQLPEGVELPDTVDWRAKGYVTNVKDQGLCGSCWAFSATGALEGQNFRKTGKLVSLSEQQLVDCSGSFGNMGCNGGWMDSAFQYIRASGGIDTEMSYPYEAKNGLCRYNPQTTGATCSGYVDVMQNSEEALKEAVGTIGPVSVAIDASPLSFQLYHSGVYDEPNCSSIFLDHGVLAVGYGTYTGNDYWLVKNSWGLGWGEMGYIRMSRNKSNQCGIASAASYPLV